From the genome of Hymenobacter cellulosilyticus, one region includes:
- a CDS encoding metallophosphoesterase family protein: protein MASVNQQPGISFLVVAGDISDFGFAKEMRWVNEKLRTLKVPYVTVIGNHDSVGNGREAYKEIFGPLNYSFIYGDTKFILVDTNGREYNFDGHIPNMPWLNQQLSDLQGARRQVVISHVPPQDEDFDPSLRNSYAQALREAKSLVFEMNGHRHSSSIGQPFGDGVWYVNSDAFSERRYMVVTVWGDKQFRVKQVKF from the coding sequence GTGGCCAGCGTCAACCAGCAGCCTGGTATTTCCTTCCTAGTAGTAGCCGGCGACATATCCGACTTCGGGTTTGCCAAAGAGATGCGCTGGGTAAATGAGAAGCTGCGCACCCTGAAAGTGCCCTACGTAACGGTTATCGGCAACCACGACTCAGTGGGCAATGGCCGCGAAGCCTATAAGGAGATATTCGGGCCCCTGAACTACTCCTTTATCTACGGCGACACGAAGTTCATCCTCGTCGATACCAACGGCCGCGAGTACAACTTCGACGGGCATATTCCCAACATGCCCTGGCTGAACCAGCAGCTCAGTGACCTGCAAGGGGCCCGGCGACAGGTGGTTATTTCCCACGTGCCCCCGCAGGATGAGGACTTCGACCCTAGCCTGCGCAACTCGTATGCTCAGGCCCTGCGCGAAGCCAAAAGCCTGGTATTCGAAATGAACGGGCACCGGCACAGCTCCAGCATCGGTCAGCCCTTCGGCGACGGAGTGTGGTACGTCAACTCCGACGCCTTTTCCGAGCGCCGCTACATGGTAGTTACCGTGTGGGGCGACAAGCAATTC